From Oncorhynchus mykiss isolate Arlee chromosome 6, USDA_OmykA_1.1, whole genome shotgun sequence, the proteins below share one genomic window:
- the LOC110525275 gene encoding ubiquilin-1 isoform X3: MANTVDEDEQQPFPAECKIIRVTVKTPKEKEEIAIPENSSIKQFKEQIAQRFQAQTEQLVLIFAGKILKDADLLSHQGIHNGLTVHLVIKTLSRPPELCASPSNTTASEQAQPEGPTSVPGPPPVEPTSVPRPSPASSATPTFSLGLGSPGTAAAGPGLAELQRQLMSNPELLAQIMDSPLVQGMLSNPDMMRQLIMANPQMQLLLQHNPNITHLFNNPDVMRQTLEIARNPTMMQEMLRNQDRTLSNNALRRMSTDAQGPMLNAAAQEPIAGNPFASLTTSSSVEIQSPRVENGDPLANPWVPPASTDTATPTTTPTLSSNGPQTTLHNLGPAMGAAMANSPGMQSLLQQITENPTLMHNMLSAPYMRSLLNSLSQNPDLAAQMMLNNPLFSGNPQLQQQMRQQLPMFLQQMQNPEMLSAMSNPRAMQALLQIQQGLQTLATEAPGFIPGVGLGGAGSDLNPAPGLSSDPAPSDLSSGSQVVPETGQRQQQQQFVRQMLDALASTNQQAQTEELLFQEQVEQLTTMGFLNPEANLQALIATGGDVNAAVERLLDSPPL; this comes from the exons ATGGCTAATACTGTGGATGAGGACGAGCAACAACCATTCCCTGCTGAATGTAAGATCATCAGAGTTACTGTGAAAACACCAAAGGAAAAAGAGGAAATCGCCATTCCAGAGAACAGCTCCATCAAACAG TTTAAGGAGCAGATAGCCCAGCGGTTCCAGGCACAAACAGAGCAGCTGGTACTCATCTTCGCTGGGAAGATCCTCAAAGATGCAGATCTGCTGAGTCATCAAGGCATCCACAATGGACTGACCGTCCACCTGGTCATCAAGACCCtgagcag GCCTCCGGAGTTGTGTGCCTCTCCTTCCAACACCACTGCCTCAGAACAGGCCCAACCAGAAGGCCCTACCTCTGTCCCTGGACCCCCTCCTGTAGAACCTACCTCTGTCCCTCGACCCTCTCCTGCTTCTTCAGCCACCCCTACCTTCAGCCTTG GTCTAGGCAGTCCAGGGACAGCTGCTGCGGGGCCTGGTCTCGCTGAGCTGCAGAGGCAGCTGATGTCCAACCCTGAGCTGCTGGCCCAGATTATGGACAGTCCCTTGGTCCAGGGCATGCTGTCCAACCCAGACATGATGAGACAGCTCATCATGGCCAACCCCCAGATGCAGCTGCTACTGCAGCACAACCCCAACATCACCCACCTGTTCAACAACCCTGACGTCATGAGAcag ACCCTGGAGATAGCACGGAACCCAACCATGATGCAGGAGATGTTGCGCAACCAGGACAGGACACTAAGCAACAATGCCCTCCGCAGGATGTCCACTGATGCTCAGGGACCCATGCTGAATGCTGCTGCTCAGGAAccg ATTGCAGGAAACCCTTTTGCTTCTCTGACGACCTCGTCATCAGTGGAAATCCAGTCACCCCGGGTGGAAAATGGAGACCCCCTCGCCAACCCCTGGGTTCCCCCTGCTTCCACAGACACCGCCACACCCACCACTACCCCCACCCTGTCCAGCAATGGCCCTCAGACCACCCTGCACAACCTAGGTCCCGCCATGGGAG CAGCTATGGCCAATAGTCCGGGAATGCAGAGTCTTCTGCAGCAGATCACGGAGAACCCCACACTGATGCATAACATGCTGTCAGCCCCCTACATGAGGAGCCTACTCAACAGCCTGAGCCAGAACCCTGACCTAGcagcacag ATGATGCTGAACAACCCACTGTTTTCTGGGAACCCTCAACTGCAGCAGCAAATGAGACAACAACTCCCTATGTTCCTCCAACAG ATGCAGAACCCTGAGATGCTGTCGGCCATGTCCAACCCCAGGGCCATGCAGGCACTGCTGCAGATCCAACAGGGACTGCAGACCCTTGCCACTGAGGCACCTGGATTCATACCAGG GGTTGGACTGGGAGGCGCCGGCTCAGATCTTAACCCTGCCCCTGGATTGTCATCAGACCCCGCCCCTAGTGACCTGAGCAGTGGGTCCCAGGTAGTCCCGGAAACGGGTCAgcggcaacaacaacaacagtttgTGCGTCAGATGCTAGACGCTCTCGCTAGCACCAATCAGCAG GCTCAGACTGAAGAGCTGCTGTTCCAGGAGCAGGTGGAGCAGCTGACGACCATGGGCTTCCTCAACCCAGAGGCCAACCTGCAGGCCCTCATCGCTACCGGGGGAGACGTCAACGCCGCTGTAGAACGACTGCTGGACTCGCCACCcttgtaa
- the LOC110525275 gene encoding ubiquilin-1 isoform X1 — MANTVDEDEQQPFPAECKIIRVTVKTPKEKEEIAIPENSSIKQFKEQIAQRFQAQTEQLVLIFAGKILKDADLLSHQGIHNGLTVHLVIKTLSRPPELCASPSNTTASEQAQPEGPTSVPGPPPVEPTSVPRPSPASSATPTFSLGLGSPGTAAAGPGLAELQRQLMSNPELLAQIMDSPLVQGMLSNPDMMRQLIMANPQMQLLLQHNPNITHLFNNPDVMRQTLEIARNPTMMQEMLRNQDRTLSNNALRRMSTDAQGPMLNAAAQEPIAGNPFASLTTSSSVEIQSPRVENGDPLANPWVPPASTDTATPTTTPTLSSNGPQTTLHNLGPAMGGRTSNSAAMANSPGMQSLLQQITENPTLMHNMLSAPYMRSLLNSLSQNPDLAAQMMLNNPLFSGNPQLQQQMRQQLPMFLQQMQNPEMLSAMSNPRAMQALLQIQQGLQTLATEAPGFIPGVGLGGAGSDLNPAPGLSSDPAPSDLSSGSQVVPETGQRQQQQQFVRQMLDALASTNQQAQTEELLFQEQVEQLTTMGFLNPEANLQALIATGGDVNAAVERLLDSPPL, encoded by the exons ATGGCTAATACTGTGGATGAGGACGAGCAACAACCATTCCCTGCTGAATGTAAGATCATCAGAGTTACTGTGAAAACACCAAAGGAAAAAGAGGAAATCGCCATTCCAGAGAACAGCTCCATCAAACAG TTTAAGGAGCAGATAGCCCAGCGGTTCCAGGCACAAACAGAGCAGCTGGTACTCATCTTCGCTGGGAAGATCCTCAAAGATGCAGATCTGCTGAGTCATCAAGGCATCCACAATGGACTGACCGTCCACCTGGTCATCAAGACCCtgagcag GCCTCCGGAGTTGTGTGCCTCTCCTTCCAACACCACTGCCTCAGAACAGGCCCAACCAGAAGGCCCTACCTCTGTCCCTGGACCCCCTCCTGTAGAACCTACCTCTGTCCCTCGACCCTCTCCTGCTTCTTCAGCCACCCCTACCTTCAGCCTTG GTCTAGGCAGTCCAGGGACAGCTGCTGCGGGGCCTGGTCTCGCTGAGCTGCAGAGGCAGCTGATGTCCAACCCTGAGCTGCTGGCCCAGATTATGGACAGTCCCTTGGTCCAGGGCATGCTGTCCAACCCAGACATGATGAGACAGCTCATCATGGCCAACCCCCAGATGCAGCTGCTACTGCAGCACAACCCCAACATCACCCACCTGTTCAACAACCCTGACGTCATGAGAcag ACCCTGGAGATAGCACGGAACCCAACCATGATGCAGGAGATGTTGCGCAACCAGGACAGGACACTAAGCAACAATGCCCTCCGCAGGATGTCCACTGATGCTCAGGGACCCATGCTGAATGCTGCTGCTCAGGAAccg ATTGCAGGAAACCCTTTTGCTTCTCTGACGACCTCGTCATCAGTGGAAATCCAGTCACCCCGGGTGGAAAATGGAGACCCCCTCGCCAACCCCTGGGTTCCCCCTGCTTCCACAGACACCGCCACACCCACCACTACCCCCACCCTGTCCAGCAATGGCCCTCAGACCACCCTGCACAACCTAGGTCCCGCCATGGGAGGTAGAACATCTAACAGTG CAGCTATGGCCAATAGTCCGGGAATGCAGAGTCTTCTGCAGCAGATCACGGAGAACCCCACACTGATGCATAACATGCTGTCAGCCCCCTACATGAGGAGCCTACTCAACAGCCTGAGCCAGAACCCTGACCTAGcagcacag ATGATGCTGAACAACCCACTGTTTTCTGGGAACCCTCAACTGCAGCAGCAAATGAGACAACAACTCCCTATGTTCCTCCAACAG ATGCAGAACCCTGAGATGCTGTCGGCCATGTCCAACCCCAGGGCCATGCAGGCACTGCTGCAGATCCAACAGGGACTGCAGACCCTTGCCACTGAGGCACCTGGATTCATACCAGG GGTTGGACTGGGAGGCGCCGGCTCAGATCTTAACCCTGCCCCTGGATTGTCATCAGACCCCGCCCCTAGTGACCTGAGCAGTGGGTCCCAGGTAGTCCCGGAAACGGGTCAgcggcaacaacaacaacagtttgTGCGTCAGATGCTAGACGCTCTCGCTAGCACCAATCAGCAG GCTCAGACTGAAGAGCTGCTGTTCCAGGAGCAGGTGGAGCAGCTGACGACCATGGGCTTCCTCAACCCAGAGGCCAACCTGCAGGCCCTCATCGCTACCGGGGGAGACGTCAACGCCGCTGTAGAACGACTGCTGGACTCGCCACCcttgtaa
- the LOC110525275 gene encoding ubiquilin-1 isoform X2, with the protein MANTVDEDEQQPFPAECKIIRVTVKTPKEKEEIAIPENSSIKQFKEQIAQRFQAQTEQLVLIFAGKILKDADLLSHQGIHNGLTVHLVIKTLSRPPELCASPSNTTASEQAQPEGPTSVPGPPPVEPTSVPRPSPASSATPTFSLGLGSPGTAAAGPGLAELQRQLMSNPELLAQIMDSPLVQGMLSNPDMMRQLIMANPQMQLLLQHNPNITHLFNNPDVMRQTLEIARNPTMMQEMLRNQDRTLSNNALRRMSTDAQGPMLNAAAQEPIAGNPFASLTTSSSVEIQSPRVENGDPLANPWVPPASTDTATPTTTPTLSSNGPQTTLHNLGPAMGGRTSNSAMANSPGMQSLLQQITENPTLMHNMLSAPYMRSLLNSLSQNPDLAAQMMLNNPLFSGNPQLQQQMRQQLPMFLQQMQNPEMLSAMSNPRAMQALLQIQQGLQTLATEAPGFIPGVGLGGAGSDLNPAPGLSSDPAPSDLSSGSQVVPETGQRQQQQQFVRQMLDALASTNQQAQTEELLFQEQVEQLTTMGFLNPEANLQALIATGGDVNAAVERLLDSPPL; encoded by the exons ATGGCTAATACTGTGGATGAGGACGAGCAACAACCATTCCCTGCTGAATGTAAGATCATCAGAGTTACTGTGAAAACACCAAAGGAAAAAGAGGAAATCGCCATTCCAGAGAACAGCTCCATCAAACAG TTTAAGGAGCAGATAGCCCAGCGGTTCCAGGCACAAACAGAGCAGCTGGTACTCATCTTCGCTGGGAAGATCCTCAAAGATGCAGATCTGCTGAGTCATCAAGGCATCCACAATGGACTGACCGTCCACCTGGTCATCAAGACCCtgagcag GCCTCCGGAGTTGTGTGCCTCTCCTTCCAACACCACTGCCTCAGAACAGGCCCAACCAGAAGGCCCTACCTCTGTCCCTGGACCCCCTCCTGTAGAACCTACCTCTGTCCCTCGACCCTCTCCTGCTTCTTCAGCCACCCCTACCTTCAGCCTTG GTCTAGGCAGTCCAGGGACAGCTGCTGCGGGGCCTGGTCTCGCTGAGCTGCAGAGGCAGCTGATGTCCAACCCTGAGCTGCTGGCCCAGATTATGGACAGTCCCTTGGTCCAGGGCATGCTGTCCAACCCAGACATGATGAGACAGCTCATCATGGCCAACCCCCAGATGCAGCTGCTACTGCAGCACAACCCCAACATCACCCACCTGTTCAACAACCCTGACGTCATGAGAcag ACCCTGGAGATAGCACGGAACCCAACCATGATGCAGGAGATGTTGCGCAACCAGGACAGGACACTAAGCAACAATGCCCTCCGCAGGATGTCCACTGATGCTCAGGGACCCATGCTGAATGCTGCTGCTCAGGAAccg ATTGCAGGAAACCCTTTTGCTTCTCTGACGACCTCGTCATCAGTGGAAATCCAGTCACCCCGGGTGGAAAATGGAGACCCCCTCGCCAACCCCTGGGTTCCCCCTGCTTCCACAGACACCGCCACACCCACCACTACCCCCACCCTGTCCAGCAATGGCCCTCAGACCACCCTGCACAACCTAGGTCCCGCCATGGGAGGTAGAACATCTAACAGTG CTATGGCCAATAGTCCGGGAATGCAGAGTCTTCTGCAGCAGATCACGGAGAACCCCACACTGATGCATAACATGCTGTCAGCCCCCTACATGAGGAGCCTACTCAACAGCCTGAGCCAGAACCCTGACCTAGcagcacag ATGATGCTGAACAACCCACTGTTTTCTGGGAACCCTCAACTGCAGCAGCAAATGAGACAACAACTCCCTATGTTCCTCCAACAG ATGCAGAACCCTGAGATGCTGTCGGCCATGTCCAACCCCAGGGCCATGCAGGCACTGCTGCAGATCCAACAGGGACTGCAGACCCTTGCCACTGAGGCACCTGGATTCATACCAGG GGTTGGACTGGGAGGCGCCGGCTCAGATCTTAACCCTGCCCCTGGATTGTCATCAGACCCCGCCCCTAGTGACCTGAGCAGTGGGTCCCAGGTAGTCCCGGAAACGGGTCAgcggcaacaacaacaacagtttgTGCGTCAGATGCTAGACGCTCTCGCTAGCACCAATCAGCAG GCTCAGACTGAAGAGCTGCTGTTCCAGGAGCAGGTGGAGCAGCTGACGACCATGGGCTTCCTCAACCCAGAGGCCAACCTGCAGGCCCTCATCGCTACCGGGGGAGACGTCAACGCCGCTGTAGAACGACTGCTGGACTCGCCACCcttgtaa
- the LOC110525275 gene encoding ubiquilin-1 isoform X4, with protein MANTVDEDEQQPFPAECKIIRVTVKTPKEKEEIAIPENSSIKQFKEQIAQRFQAQTEQLVLIFAGKILKDADLLSHQGIHNGLTVHLVIKTLSRPPELCASPSNTTASEQAQPEGPTSVPGPPPVEPTSVPRPSPASSATPTFSLGLGSPGTAAAGPGLAELQRQLMSNPELLAQIMDSPLVQGMLSNPDMMRQLIMANPQMQLLLQHNPNITHLFNNPDVMRQTLEIARNPTMMQEMLRNQDRTLSNNALRRMSTDAQGPMLNAAAQEPIAGNPFASLTTSSSVEIQSPRVENGDPLANPWVPPASTDTATPTTTPTLSSNGPQTTLHNLGPAMGAMANSPGMQSLLQQITENPTLMHNMLSAPYMRSLLNSLSQNPDLAAQMMLNNPLFSGNPQLQQQMRQQLPMFLQQMQNPEMLSAMSNPRAMQALLQIQQGLQTLATEAPGFIPGVGLGGAGSDLNPAPGLSSDPAPSDLSSGSQVVPETGQRQQQQQFVRQMLDALASTNQQAQTEELLFQEQVEQLTTMGFLNPEANLQALIATGGDVNAAVERLLDSPPL; from the exons ATGGCTAATACTGTGGATGAGGACGAGCAACAACCATTCCCTGCTGAATGTAAGATCATCAGAGTTACTGTGAAAACACCAAAGGAAAAAGAGGAAATCGCCATTCCAGAGAACAGCTCCATCAAACAG TTTAAGGAGCAGATAGCCCAGCGGTTCCAGGCACAAACAGAGCAGCTGGTACTCATCTTCGCTGGGAAGATCCTCAAAGATGCAGATCTGCTGAGTCATCAAGGCATCCACAATGGACTGACCGTCCACCTGGTCATCAAGACCCtgagcag GCCTCCGGAGTTGTGTGCCTCTCCTTCCAACACCACTGCCTCAGAACAGGCCCAACCAGAAGGCCCTACCTCTGTCCCTGGACCCCCTCCTGTAGAACCTACCTCTGTCCCTCGACCCTCTCCTGCTTCTTCAGCCACCCCTACCTTCAGCCTTG GTCTAGGCAGTCCAGGGACAGCTGCTGCGGGGCCTGGTCTCGCTGAGCTGCAGAGGCAGCTGATGTCCAACCCTGAGCTGCTGGCCCAGATTATGGACAGTCCCTTGGTCCAGGGCATGCTGTCCAACCCAGACATGATGAGACAGCTCATCATGGCCAACCCCCAGATGCAGCTGCTACTGCAGCACAACCCCAACATCACCCACCTGTTCAACAACCCTGACGTCATGAGAcag ACCCTGGAGATAGCACGGAACCCAACCATGATGCAGGAGATGTTGCGCAACCAGGACAGGACACTAAGCAACAATGCCCTCCGCAGGATGTCCACTGATGCTCAGGGACCCATGCTGAATGCTGCTGCTCAGGAAccg ATTGCAGGAAACCCTTTTGCTTCTCTGACGACCTCGTCATCAGTGGAAATCCAGTCACCCCGGGTGGAAAATGGAGACCCCCTCGCCAACCCCTGGGTTCCCCCTGCTTCCACAGACACCGCCACACCCACCACTACCCCCACCCTGTCCAGCAATGGCCCTCAGACCACCCTGCACAACCTAGGTCCCGCCATGGGAG CTATGGCCAATAGTCCGGGAATGCAGAGTCTTCTGCAGCAGATCACGGAGAACCCCACACTGATGCATAACATGCTGTCAGCCCCCTACATGAGGAGCCTACTCAACAGCCTGAGCCAGAACCCTGACCTAGcagcacag ATGATGCTGAACAACCCACTGTTTTCTGGGAACCCTCAACTGCAGCAGCAAATGAGACAACAACTCCCTATGTTCCTCCAACAG ATGCAGAACCCTGAGATGCTGTCGGCCATGTCCAACCCCAGGGCCATGCAGGCACTGCTGCAGATCCAACAGGGACTGCAGACCCTTGCCACTGAGGCACCTGGATTCATACCAGG GGTTGGACTGGGAGGCGCCGGCTCAGATCTTAACCCTGCCCCTGGATTGTCATCAGACCCCGCCCCTAGTGACCTGAGCAGTGGGTCCCAGGTAGTCCCGGAAACGGGTCAgcggcaacaacaacaacagtttgTGCGTCAGATGCTAGACGCTCTCGCTAGCACCAATCAGCAG GCTCAGACTGAAGAGCTGCTGTTCCAGGAGCAGGTGGAGCAGCTGACGACCATGGGCTTCCTCAACCCAGAGGCCAACCTGCAGGCCCTCATCGCTACCGGGGGAGACGTCAACGCCGCTGTAGAACGACTGCTGGACTCGCCACCcttgtaa
- the gkap1 gene encoding G kinase-anchoring protein 1 isoform X2, translated as MASAMISVHTTASRFALLQVDSDSDSDSESGRTKGARDSGKTRPGKTTSGKSTASNDKKKEKRKKKKEQQQSEANELRNLAFKKLPQKSSAPPPSLSLQGVANELLHPAAGDQAMPPEGWQQWKQRDNQLTSELYEADLEKALMMSKLEFEQHKQDDDGTDTPSPKSRGAAVGKKDKKKNQQGKDKKMTVSLKDFQAEGDQSKKQEKEEPKPPAPPEDKFFNKLEDDVSKIVQQEKRREQFSNSTGLEVTTSTEHEPDPRTEQLKDDLEKKDQEIDKLKKVISQWEVKYKEVKARNSQLLKMLQQGEMKDKAEILLQVEELLNIKEELSSQVTSLHASLEQEKSKVKGLQTDQPKHHQGNRKGKKGPESDL; from the exons ATGGCGTCAGCAATGATCTCCGTCCACACCACAGCCTCTCGCTTTGCCCTGCTCCAGGTCGACTCTGATTCCGACTCCGATTCAGAGTCAGGAAGGACTAAAGGCGCCCGGGACTCTGGAAAGACTCGGCCCGGGAAGACAACCAGTGGGAAATCCACTGCAAGCAACGACAAGAAGAAGGAAAAGCGTAAGAAGAAGAAAGAGCAGCAACAGAGCGAGGCCAATGAG TTAAGAAATCTTGCCTTTAAGAAGCTCCCTCAGAAGTCCTCTGCCCcgcccccctccctgtctctgcaGGGTGTGGCCAATGAGCTGCTCCATCCCGCAGCAGGGGACCAAGCCATGCCCCCGGAAGGCTGGCAGCAATGGAAGCAAAGGGACAACCAG TTGACGAGTGAGCTTTATGAGGCCGACCTGGAGAAGGCACTGATGATGAGTAAACTGGAGTTTGAGCAGCATAAACAG GATGATGATGGTACAGACACTCCCTCTCCCAAGTCCCGAGGAGCAGCAGTAGGGAAGAAGGACAAGAAGAAGAACCAGCAGGGAAAAGACAAGAAGATGACGGTCTCTCTGAAGGACTTCCAGGCGGAGGGGG ATCAGAGTAAGAAGCaggagaaagag GAGCCCAAACCACCCGCACCTCCAGAAGACAAGTTCTTCAACAAGCTTGAGGATGACGTTAGCAAAATCGTACAGCAGGAAAAAAGACGTGAGCAGTTTTCTAACAGCACTGGCCTCGAGGTCACGACTTCAACAGAGCATGAACCG GACCCTCGAACTGAGCAGCTAAAGGACGATCTGGAGAAGAAAGACCAAGAAATTGACAAGTTAAAGAAGGTCATTTCACAATGGGAG GTGAAATACAAAGAAGTGAAAGCCAGAAACTCCCAGCTCCTGAAGATGCTGcagcagggagaga TGAAAGATAAAGCCGAGATCCTACTGCAGGTGGAAGAGCTTCTAAATATCAAAGAGGAGTTGTcttcacag GTGACATCACTACATGCCTCACTGGAACAAGAGAAGTCGAAAGTGAAAGGTTTACAAACAGATCAGCCAAAACACCATCAG GGAAACAGGAAGGGGAAAAAGGGTCCAGAGTCCGATCTATGA
- the gkap1 gene encoding G kinase-anchoring protein 1 isoform X3 has protein sequence MASAMISVHTTASRFALLQVDSDSDSDSESGRTKGARDSGKTRPGKTTSGKSTASNDKKKEKRKKKKEQQQSEANEGVANELLHPAAGDQAMPPEGWQQWKQRDNQLTSELYEADLEKALMMSKLEFEQHKQDDDGTDTPSPKSRGAAVGKKDKKKNQQGKDKKMTVSLKDFQAEGDQSKKQEKEEPKPPAPPEDKFFNKLEDDVSKIVQQEKRREQFSNSTGLEVTTSTEHEPDPRTEQLKDDLEKKDQEIDKLKKVISQWEVKYKEVKARNSQLLKMLQQGEMKDKAEILLQVEELLNIKEELSSQVTSLHASLEQEKSKVKGLQTDQPKHHQISQEVTPRKITKVTVQLQQSSLSRTGHY, from the exons ATGGCGTCAGCAATGATCTCCGTCCACACCACAGCCTCTCGCTTTGCCCTGCTCCAGGTCGACTCTGATTCCGACTCCGATTCAGAGTCAGGAAGGACTAAAGGCGCCCGGGACTCTGGAAAGACTCGGCCCGGGAAGACAACCAGTGGGAAATCCACTGCAAGCAACGACAAGAAGAAGGAAAAGCGTAAGAAGAAGAAAGAGCAGCAACAGAGCGAGGCCAATGAG GGTGTGGCCAATGAGCTGCTCCATCCCGCAGCAGGGGACCAAGCCATGCCCCCGGAAGGCTGGCAGCAATGGAAGCAAAGGGACAACCAG TTGACGAGTGAGCTTTATGAGGCCGACCTGGAGAAGGCACTGATGATGAGTAAACTGGAGTTTGAGCAGCATAAACAG GATGATGATGGTACAGACACTCCCTCTCCCAAGTCCCGAGGAGCAGCAGTAGGGAAGAAGGACAAGAAGAAGAACCAGCAGGGAAAAGACAAGAAGATGACGGTCTCTCTGAAGGACTTCCAGGCGGAGGGGG ATCAGAGTAAGAAGCaggagaaagag GAGCCCAAACCACCCGCACCTCCAGAAGACAAGTTCTTCAACAAGCTTGAGGATGACGTTAGCAAAATCGTACAGCAGGAAAAAAGACGTGAGCAGTTTTCTAACAGCACTGGCCTCGAGGTCACGACTTCAACAGAGCATGAACCG GACCCTCGAACTGAGCAGCTAAAGGACGATCTGGAGAAGAAAGACCAAGAAATTGACAAGTTAAAGAAGGTCATTTCACAATGGGAG GTGAAATACAAAGAAGTGAAAGCCAGAAACTCCCAGCTCCTGAAGATGCTGcagcagggagaga TGAAAGATAAAGCCGAGATCCTACTGCAGGTGGAAGAGCTTCTAAATATCAAAGAGGAGTTGTcttcacag GTGACATCACTACATGCCTCACTGGAACAAGAGAAGTCGAAAGTGAAAGGTTTACAAACAGATCAGCCAAAACACCATCAG ATCAGCCAGGAAGTCACCCCTAGGAAGATTACCAAGGTAACAGTGCAGCTGCAGCAGTCCTCACTCTCCAGAACGGGACACTACTAG
- the gkap1 gene encoding G kinase-anchoring protein 1 isoform X1 — protein MASAMISVHTTASRFALLQVDSDSDSDSESGRTKGARDSGKTRPGKTTSGKSTASNDKKKEKRKKKKEQQQSEANELRNLAFKKLPQKSSAPPPSLSLQGVANELLHPAAGDQAMPPEGWQQWKQRDNQLTSELYEADLEKALMMSKLEFEQHKQDDDGTDTPSPKSRGAAVGKKDKKKNQQGKDKKMTVSLKDFQAEGDQSKKQEKEEPKPPAPPEDKFFNKLEDDVSKIVQQEKRREQFSNSTGLEVTTSTEHEPDPRTEQLKDDLEKKDQEIDKLKKVISQWEVKYKEVKARNSQLLKMLQQGEMKDKAEILLQVEELLNIKEELSSQVTSLHASLEQEKSKVKGLQTDQPKHHQISQEVTPRKITKVTVQLQQSSLSRTGHY, from the exons ATGGCGTCAGCAATGATCTCCGTCCACACCACAGCCTCTCGCTTTGCCCTGCTCCAGGTCGACTCTGATTCCGACTCCGATTCAGAGTCAGGAAGGACTAAAGGCGCCCGGGACTCTGGAAAGACTCGGCCCGGGAAGACAACCAGTGGGAAATCCACTGCAAGCAACGACAAGAAGAAGGAAAAGCGTAAGAAGAAGAAAGAGCAGCAACAGAGCGAGGCCAATGAG TTAAGAAATCTTGCCTTTAAGAAGCTCCCTCAGAAGTCCTCTGCCCcgcccccctccctgtctctgcaGGGTGTGGCCAATGAGCTGCTCCATCCCGCAGCAGGGGACCAAGCCATGCCCCCGGAAGGCTGGCAGCAATGGAAGCAAAGGGACAACCAG TTGACGAGTGAGCTTTATGAGGCCGACCTGGAGAAGGCACTGATGATGAGTAAACTGGAGTTTGAGCAGCATAAACAG GATGATGATGGTACAGACACTCCCTCTCCCAAGTCCCGAGGAGCAGCAGTAGGGAAGAAGGACAAGAAGAAGAACCAGCAGGGAAAAGACAAGAAGATGACGGTCTCTCTGAAGGACTTCCAGGCGGAGGGGG ATCAGAGTAAGAAGCaggagaaagag GAGCCCAAACCACCCGCACCTCCAGAAGACAAGTTCTTCAACAAGCTTGAGGATGACGTTAGCAAAATCGTACAGCAGGAAAAAAGACGTGAGCAGTTTTCTAACAGCACTGGCCTCGAGGTCACGACTTCAACAGAGCATGAACCG GACCCTCGAACTGAGCAGCTAAAGGACGATCTGGAGAAGAAAGACCAAGAAATTGACAAGTTAAAGAAGGTCATTTCACAATGGGAG GTGAAATACAAAGAAGTGAAAGCCAGAAACTCCCAGCTCCTGAAGATGCTGcagcagggagaga TGAAAGATAAAGCCGAGATCCTACTGCAGGTGGAAGAGCTTCTAAATATCAAAGAGGAGTTGTcttcacag GTGACATCACTACATGCCTCACTGGAACAAGAGAAGTCGAAAGTGAAAGGTTTACAAACAGATCAGCCAAAACACCATCAG ATCAGCCAGGAAGTCACCCCTAGGAAGATTACCAAGGTAACAGTGCAGCTGCAGCAGTCCTCACTCTCCAGAACGGGACACTACTAG